The Pan paniscus chromosome 1, NHGRI_mPanPan1-v2.0_pri, whole genome shotgun sequence genome has a segment encoding these proteins:
- the MPZL1 gene encoding myelin protein zero-like protein 1 isoform X1, which translates to MDPLLLPPLQNLVKMWKLMVPYVHQDVTAGVSALEVYTPKEIFVANGTQGKLTCKFKSTSTTGGLTSVSWSFQPEGADTTVSFFHYSQGQVYLGNYPPFKDRISWAGDLDKKDASINIENMQFIHNGTYICDVKNPPDIVVQPGHIRLYVVEKENLPVFPVWVVVGIVTAVVLGLTLLISMILAVLYRRKNSKRDYTGCSTSESLSPVKQAPRKSPSDTEGLVKSLPSGSHQGPVIYAQLDHSGGHHSDKINKSESVVYADIRKN; encoded by the exons tGACAGCTGGAGTATCAGCCTTGGAAGTATATACGCCAAAAGAAATCTTCGTGGCAAATGGTACACAAGGGAAGCTGACCTGCAAATTCAAGTCTACTAGTACGACTGGCGGGTTGACCTCAGTCTCCTGGAGCTTCCAGCCAGAGGGGGCCGACACTACTGTGTCG TTTTTCCACTACTCCCAAGGGCAAGTGTACCTTGGGAATTATCCACCATTTAAAGACAGAATCAGCTGGGCTGGAGACCTTGACAAGAAAGATGCATCAATCAACATAGAAAATATGCAGTTTATACACAATGGCACCTATATCTGTGATGTCAAAAACCCTCCTGACATCGTTGTCCAGCCTGGACACATTAGGCTCTATGTCGTAGAAAAAG AGAATTTGCCTGTGTTTCCAGTTTGGGTAGTGGTGGGCATAGTTACTGCTGTGGTCCTAGGTCTCACTCTGCTCATCAGCATGATTCTGGCTGTCCTCTATAGAAGGAAAAACTCTAAACGGGATTACACTGG CTGCAGTACATCAGAGAGTTTGTCACCAGTTAAGCAGGCTCCTCGGAAGTCCCCCTCCGACACTGAGGGTCTTGTAAAGAGTCTGCCTTCTGGATCTCACCAG GGCCCAGTCATATATGCACAGTTAGACCACTCCGGCGGACATCACAGTGACAAGATTAACAAGTCAGAGTCTGTGGTGTATGCGGATATCCGAAAGAATTAA